Proteins encoded together in one Fimbriiglobus ruber window:
- a CDS encoding low molecular weight protein tyrosine phosphatase family protein produces MLFVCEGNLHRSPTAERLYSTTPGIEARSAGLSYLARTQVTDELLAGADTIFVMERRLRKLLRMRFAAALKGKQLVCLDIPDDYQFLQPELLTVLTERLVPHLGLPTDFKEHP; encoded by the coding sequence GTGCTGTTCGTCTGCGAAGGGAACCTTCACCGGAGCCCGACCGCCGAACGTCTCTACTCGACAACGCCCGGCATCGAGGCCCGTTCGGCGGGCCTTTCATATCTGGCACGCACGCAAGTGACTGACGAATTGTTGGCCGGAGCGGATACGATATTTGTGATGGAACGCCGGCTACGCAAGTTACTCCGGATGCGATTTGCCGCCGCTCTGAAGGGTAAGCAGTTGGTGTGCCTGGACATTCCCGACGACTACCAATTCCTTCAGCCCGAGTTGTTGACCGTTCTCACCGAACGCCTTGTCCCACACCTCGGGCTTCCGACCGATTTCAAGGAACATCCGTAA
- a CDS encoding rhomboid family intramembrane serine protease produces the protein MTSSLVWLGRWDGEPMYTDFRVWEGQLWRLATAALLHVNFFHLAFNLYWLWIFGATLERAFGSLKILGVYLLFDIGSSAAEYGLSSPGIGLSGVGYGLFGCLCVLRWKDSKFEGVLNRQIVKLFLGWFVFCWVATQAGIWNVGNEAHAAGAILGGLLGAVMVAGAWWRWLATGGLAVTFLVFLVAGYVKSPSSEELAFAAYHDLEADRNEQAVRRYEAALARNPTDADSWFNLGFVRQRTGQVEGAVDAFQRASKMRPYDQTFRRSWLDAKLSWATDQQMNGHVEDAVTLYREVLAEDKDSAFGWYNLGTAYAALNRLTEARDAFQTASRLKPDEKQFHDALESLPPGVLENK, from the coding sequence GTGACCTCGTCGCTCGTCTGGCTCGGGCGGTGGGATGGCGAGCCAATGTACACGGACTTTCGGGTCTGGGAGGGGCAACTTTGGCGGCTCGCGACTGCGGCTCTGCTACACGTCAATTTCTTCCACCTCGCGTTCAACCTCTACTGGTTGTGGATTTTCGGAGCCACACTCGAGCGAGCTTTCGGGAGCCTGAAAATCTTGGGCGTTTACCTCCTGTTCGACATCGGATCGTCCGCGGCCGAATACGGGTTGTCCAGTCCGGGTATCGGCCTTTCGGGTGTTGGATACGGTTTATTCGGCTGTCTTTGCGTCCTTCGGTGGAAAGATTCTAAATTCGAAGGCGTGCTGAACCGCCAGATAGTCAAGCTTTTCCTCGGATGGTTCGTTTTCTGTTGGGTGGCGACACAAGCGGGAATCTGGAACGTGGGCAACGAGGCCCACGCCGCGGGAGCCATTTTGGGCGGTCTGTTGGGTGCGGTAATGGTCGCAGGTGCCTGGTGGCGGTGGCTCGCGACCGGCGGTCTGGCCGTCACTTTCCTCGTGTTTCTCGTTGCCGGGTATGTCAAATCTCCGTCGTCAGAAGAACTCGCCTTCGCCGCCTACCACGATCTCGAGGCGGATCGAAACGAGCAAGCGGTTCGCCGGTACGAAGCAGCCCTGGCGCGAAATCCGACAGACGCGGACTCGTGGTTTAATTTGGGATTTGTGCGGCAAAGGACCGGTCAGGTTGAGGGCGCGGTCGACGCATTCCAACGTGCGAGCAAGATGCGACCGTATGACCAGACCTTCCGGCGGAGTTGGCTCGACGCGAAATTGTCCTGGGCGACCGATCAGCAAATGAACGGGCACGTGGAAGACGCCGTCACCCTTTATCGCGAGGTGCTGGCGGAAGACAAGGATTCCGCCTTCGGCTGGTACAATCTCGGCACCGCCTACGCAGCGCTGAATCGTCTTACCGAGGCACGGGATGCCTTCCAGACGGCCTCCCGATTGAAGCCGGACGAGAAGCAGTTCCATGACGCTCTGGAATCATTGCCTCCGGGCGTTCTCGAGAACAAATAA
- a CDS encoding alpha/beta hydrolase family protein, protein MYRLLVLVLVLVLVVVLPPLGQTADPPPGQQYLDFIKKQAATLRAADKPPASRDEWQKQRDELRKNLLAAWGGFPTEKYPLDVKKLGELKRDGYRVEKLIFQTLPGVWMTANSYVPDKPGKLPAILQVHGHWRGAKQDPVVQSRCIGAAKLGFFVLCVDAFGAGERAIGTALGEYHGEMTAATLFPIGRPLSGIQVYENMRAVDYLQTRPEVDGDKIGITGASGGGNQTMYAGAFDERFKCVVPVCSVGNYQAYLGAACCMCEVVPGAFKFTEEGNILGLVAPRGLMVISATRDAFQFSVGEAKKSLAAAEPIFKLYGKPGHIRHAIFDSGHDYSKAMREEMYGWMTLHLKGQGDGSPVKEPEFKTENPEDLRCFPGDSRPKDWMTLPRFAASEGKKLVAAVPVPKTADEWTTEAEKRRTVLREKVLGGFPDAQPTSKYREGFEELTIFDYVTEPGLKTELWYQYDQKAPKGTRPLVVLLSLENSHAPGLEKLEKEVRAAGWGVLTFDLRSTGKLALASEKVGRAPDHNSAEWGLWTGRPLLGQWVFEVRQLLTKWLPADGKPPQHDVIVIGEGQAGLVALAAAATDPRITKAAAIGTLATYVTDEPYTNQRLGTIVPGILRDVGDIAHLAALAAPRRMVIAGGVAGNGKTLTADQLRAAYQPAAQVWGLLKAPDALTITDKTDAAEVIRLLK, encoded by the coding sequence ATGTACCGCCTACTCGTACTCGTTCTGGTTCTCGTATTGGTCGTTGTCCTTCCCCCATTGGGACAAACGGCCGACCCGCCGCCAGGACAGCAGTACCTCGACTTCATCAAGAAACAGGCCGCCACACTTCGGGCTGCCGACAAGCCTCCCGCGTCCCGAGACGAGTGGCAAAAGCAGCGGGATGAGTTGCGCAAGAACCTGCTCGCCGCGTGGGGCGGATTCCCGACTGAGAAGTACCCGCTCGACGTCAAGAAACTGGGCGAACTCAAGCGGGACGGGTATCGAGTCGAGAAGCTGATTTTCCAGACCCTGCCTGGCGTCTGGATGACGGCCAACTCCTACGTCCCCGACAAGCCCGGCAAACTCCCCGCGATCTTGCAGGTTCACGGCCACTGGCGGGGGGCGAAGCAAGACCCGGTCGTGCAGTCGCGGTGTATCGGGGCCGCGAAGCTCGGGTTCTTCGTACTGTGCGTCGACGCGTTCGGGGCCGGCGAGCGGGCCATCGGCACCGCCCTCGGCGAATACCACGGCGAGATGACCGCCGCGACCCTGTTTCCGATCGGCCGCCCGCTCTCCGGCATCCAGGTCTACGAAAATATGCGGGCGGTCGATTACTTGCAGACGCGGCCGGAGGTAGACGGCGACAAGATCGGCATCACCGGGGCGAGCGGCGGCGGCAACCAGACGATGTACGCCGGGGCGTTCGACGAGCGGTTCAAATGCGTCGTCCCGGTCTGCTCGGTCGGTAACTACCAGGCGTACCTCGGGGCCGCATGCTGCATGTGCGAGGTCGTGCCGGGGGCGTTCAAGTTCACGGAAGAAGGCAACATACTCGGCCTCGTCGCCCCGCGCGGGCTCATGGTCATCAGCGCGACACGGGACGCCTTCCAGTTCTCGGTCGGCGAAGCGAAGAAGTCGCTGGCGGCGGCTGAGCCGATCTTCAAGCTTTACGGCAAGCCGGGCCACATCCGCCACGCGATCTTTGATTCCGGCCACGATTACAGCAAGGCGATGCGGGAGGAGATGTACGGCTGGATGACGCTACACCTCAAAGGTCAAGGTGACGGCTCGCCGGTCAAGGAGCCCGAATTCAAAACGGAGAACCCGGAAGACCTGCGGTGCTTCCCCGGCGATTCCCGACCGAAGGACTGGATGACGCTCCCGAGGTTCGCCGCGTCCGAAGGCAAGAAACTGGTCGCGGCGGTGCCGGTGCCGAAGACGGCGGACGAGTGGACGACCGAGGCTGAGAAGCGGCGGACGGTCCTGCGCGAGAAGGTTCTTGGCGGGTTTCCAGACGCTCAGCCGACGAGCAAGTACCGGGAAGGGTTTGAAGAGTTGACGATTTTTGACTACGTAACCGAACCCGGGCTCAAGACCGAACTTTGGTACCAGTACGACCAAAAAGCGCCCAAAGGTACGCGCCCGCTGGTCGTACTACTTAGCCTGGAAAACAGTCACGCCCCTGGCCTGGAGAAATTGGAGAAAGAAGTTCGGGCGGCTGGTTGGGGGGTACTCACGTTTGACCTCCGCTCGACCGGCAAACTCGCGCTCGCCTCGGAAAAGGTCGGCCGCGCCCCGGACCACAACTCGGCCGAATGGGGCTTGTGGACCGGCCGGCCGCTTCTGGGGCAATGGGTGTTCGAGGTGCGTCAACTCTTAACGAAATGGCTCCCTGCGGACGGAAAACCACCTCAACACGACGTCATTGTGATCGGCGAAGGTCAGGCCGGGTTGGTCGCCCTCGCGGCCGCCGCGACGGACCCGCGCATCACCAAGGCCGCTGCCATCGGCACGCTCGCCACCTACGTCACGGACGAGCCGTACACTAACCAGCGCCTCGGTACGATCGTCCCGGGGATACTCCGCGACGTGGGCGACATAGCCCACCTCGCCGCGCTGGCCGCCCCACGGCGGATGGTAATCGCGGGCGGGGTCGCCGGGAACGGCAAGACCCTGACCGCCGACCAACTCCGGGCTGCCTACCAGCCAGCCGCTCAGGTCTGGGGCTTGCTCAAGGCGCCGGACGCGCTCACGATCACCGACAAGACGGACGCAGCCGAGGTCATCCGACTGTTGAAGTAG
- a CDS encoding SMP-30/gluconolactonase/LRE family protein encodes MKGGIYVLSPEGKLLAFLAVPTDEVTNCAFGGDDLKTLYITGGGTLYSIRTTTPGRVVWPARP; translated from the coding sequence GTGAAAGGGGGCATCTACGTCCTCAGCCCCGAAGGTAAGTTACTCGCGTTCCTGGCCGTGCCGACGGACGAAGTCACCAACTGCGCCTTCGGTGGCGACGATCTCAAAACGCTGTACATCACCGGCGGCGGCACGCTCTACAGCATCCGCACCACGACGCCCGGGCGGGTGGTGTGGCCGGCGCGGCCGTAA
- a CDS encoding PSD1 and planctomycete cytochrome C domain-containing protein: protein MLTLLISAALLAPAAPPPGADDAFFEAKVRPVLVERCVRCHGPEKASGELRLDSREALLKGGESGPAIVPGKPAESLLVRAVKREKSVTAMPADKPLPPDAVAALEAWVAAGAPWPVRTTPVKAARHWAFEPMRDARPSTIPGRVGQQPVDAFVEAKQREAGVKPVAAADKIALVRRATFDLTGLPPTPEEVEVFLKDTSPQAFGSLIDRLLASPRYGEKWGRMWLDVVRYADTAGETADYPVPDAWRYRDYVIQSFNADKPYDQFLREQLAGDILAGRLPADAPPGRYAELVTATGYLAVARRFGFDPSKDHFLTLEDTIDTLGKSVLGLTIGCARCHDHKYDPVSAADYYALYGIFESTRYPAPGSEKDKAPKDMVPLVPPAAFEAKLRTLRAAADAAEKDAKTAEDRFKQATAKLPAVLTSGDIPNGGKQTFAEGKTASALKTVRVRKGEMLALTVLPKANHGADTTLVELEISEQGDSNRVWNLTRDVLPDFHQNGSGFCHDDALGNKAVWHFLDSAGTPRPLTTFVRDAARVPGLHAWRGSEDTPSVLANTNAQPVAFITIKQPAKSVAVHPGQRGGVVVAWESPIDGTVAVTGCVEDIDPTGGDGIAWTLTHGPGIGRELTELAEVGERVARARRERDEFARTVPYAYAVAEGQPHDAQLHKRGDPEVRGNAVPRRFLTVLGGQPVPPNAGSGRLTLTDWLADPKNPLTARVMVNRVWQGHFGAGLVRTPNDFGTRGDPPTHPELLDWLASQFMHNGWSLKTLHKLIMLSDAYQRSSAFDEHNAKLDPGNRLLWRVDRRRLSAEEIRDAILAVSGDLDLTPAGPHPFPDAKSWGYTQHNPFAAVYDHNKRSVYLMTQRIKRHPFLALFDGPDPNTSTAARQTTTVPTQALFFLNDSFVHARAASLAKTLTTLPDGNTRLDRACKLLYGRPPTDREKAAAARYVETAVADAKSGSPEEKRRAAWAGWTRVMLCTNEFLYVD from the coding sequence ATGCTCACGCTGCTCATCAGTGCGGCTCTGCTCGCCCCGGCTGCGCCGCCCCCGGGCGCGGATGACGCATTTTTCGAGGCCAAGGTGCGGCCGGTTCTGGTCGAGCGGTGCGTTCGTTGCCACGGTCCGGAGAAGGCGTCCGGCGAACTCCGCCTGGATTCGCGCGAGGCACTCCTCAAAGGCGGCGAGAGCGGGCCTGCGATCGTACCCGGTAAGCCGGCGGAGAGCCTGCTCGTCCGCGCGGTGAAGCGTGAGAAGAGCGTGACGGCCATGCCGGCGGACAAGCCGCTTCCACCGGACGCGGTGGCCGCCCTGGAAGCCTGGGTCGCAGCCGGGGCGCCGTGGCCGGTGCGCACCACTCCCGTGAAAGCCGCGCGGCACTGGGCGTTCGAGCCTATGCGCGATGCGCGCCCGTCCACAATCCCTGGCCGAGTCGGACAGCAACCCGTTGACGCCTTTGTGGAAGCCAAACAGCGCGAGGCGGGCGTCAAGCCGGTCGCCGCGGCGGATAAGATCGCGCTCGTCCGCCGGGCCACATTCGACCTGACGGGGCTGCCACCGACGCCGGAAGAGGTCGAGGTCTTTCTGAAAGACACGTCGCCGCAGGCGTTCGGCTCCCTGATCGACCGACTGCTCGCCTCGCCGCGGTACGGCGAGAAGTGGGGGCGGATGTGGCTCGACGTGGTGCGGTACGCGGACACCGCCGGCGAGACTGCCGACTACCCGGTGCCCGACGCCTGGCGGTATCGCGACTACGTCATCCAGTCGTTCAACGCAGACAAGCCTTACGACCAGTTCCTACGCGAGCAACTCGCGGGCGACATCCTCGCCGGCCGACTGCCGGCCGACGCCCCCCCCGGGCGGTATGCCGAACTCGTCACCGCGACCGGCTACCTCGCCGTCGCCCGGCGGTTCGGCTTTGACCCGTCCAAGGACCACTTCCTGACGCTCGAAGACACGATCGACACGCTGGGCAAAAGCGTCCTCGGCCTGACCATTGGCTGTGCCCGGTGCCACGACCACAAGTATGACCCCGTGAGCGCGGCCGACTATTACGCGCTCTATGGCATCTTCGAGAGTACCCGGTATCCGGCCCCCGGGTCCGAAAAGGATAAGGCACCCAAGGACATGGTGCCGCTCGTTCCGCCGGCCGCGTTCGAGGCCAAACTGCGAACCTTACGGGCCGCAGCCGACGCCGCCGAGAAGGACGCGAAGACGGCTGAGGATCGGTTCAAGCAGGCGACCGCGAAGCTGCCGGCCGTCCTGACGTCGGGCGACATTCCCAACGGCGGGAAGCAGACGTTCGCCGAAGGAAAGACGGCGTCCGCGCTAAAAACCGTCAGGGTGCGTAAGGGGGAAATGTTAGCCCTGACAGTCCTCCCGAAAGCCAACCACGGGGCTGACACTACTCTCGTCGAATTGGAAATCTCTGAGCAGGGTGACAGTAACCGCGTGTGGAACCTGACGCGCGATGTGCTTCCTGACTTCCACCAAAACGGCTCCGGCTTCTGCCACGACGACGCCCTCGGCAACAAGGCCGTCTGGCACTTCCTCGATTCGGCCGGAACGCCGCGGCCGCTGACCACGTTCGTCCGCGATGCCGCCCGCGTGCCCGGGTTGCACGCGTGGCGGGGATCGGAGGACACGCCATCGGTCCTGGCCAACACCAACGCCCAACCCGTCGCCTTCATCACAATCAAACAGCCCGCGAAGTCGGTGGCTGTCCACCCCGGACAACGGGGCGGCGTCGTGGTCGCGTGGGAGAGCCCGATTGATGGGACGGTCGCCGTCACCGGCTGCGTGGAGGACATCGACCCGACCGGCGGCGACGGCATCGCTTGGACGCTTACACACGGACCGGGGATCGGCCGGGAACTGACCGAACTCGCCGAAGTCGGCGAGCGAGTCGCCCGGGCGCGGCGCGAACGGGACGAGTTCGCGCGGACCGTGCCTTACGCCTATGCCGTGGCGGAAGGCCAGCCGCACGACGCCCAACTCCACAAGCGCGGCGACCCCGAGGTGCGAGGGAATGCAGTCCCCCGACGGTTCCTGACGGTCCTGGGCGGCCAGCCGGTTCCACCCAATGCGGGCAGCGGTCGCCTCACCCTGACGGACTGGCTCGCCGACCCAAAGAACCCGCTCACCGCCCGCGTCATGGTCAACCGCGTCTGGCAAGGACATTTCGGTGCGGGGCTCGTGCGCACGCCCAACGACTTTGGCACCCGCGGCGACCCGCCCACGCACCCCGAACTGCTCGACTGGCTTGCCTCCCAGTTCATGCACAACGGTTGGTCTCTGAAGACGCTGCACAAGCTCATCATGCTGTCCGACGCCTACCAGCGGTCTTCGGCGTTCGACGAGCATAACGCGAAACTCGACCCGGGCAACCGCCTCCTGTGGCGGGTCGACCGCCGTCGGCTCTCGGCCGAGGAGATCCGCGATGCGATCCTGGCCGTGAGCGGCGACCTCGACCTGACGCCCGCCGGACCGCACCCGTTCCCGGACGCAAAATCGTGGGGCTATACGCAGCACAACCCCTTCGCCGCCGTCTACGACCACAACAAGCGCAGCGTCTACCTGATGACCCAACGGATCAAACGGCACCCCTTCCTCGCTCTCTTCGACGGTCCGGACCCGAACACCAGCACGGCCGCCCGGCAGACGACCACGGTGCCGACGCAGGCTCTCTTTTTCCTGAACGATTCGTTCGTCCACGCCCGCGCCGCGAGTTTGGCCAAGACCCTCACCACGCTGCCAGACGGCAACACCCGACTCGACCGGGCGTGTAAACTTCTATACGGCCGCCCGCCGACGGATCGGGAGAAGGCGGCCGCGGCGCGGTACGTCGAAACTGCGGTTGCCGACGCCAAATCGGGTTCGCCCGAGGAGAAGCGGCGGGCCGCGTGGGCGGGATGGACGCGGGTGATGCTGTGTACGAACGAATTCCTTTACGTCGACTGA
- a CDS encoding alpha/beta fold hydrolase: MRCAIHDSDPARREAVVFVHGNPGPMDDWEELAPVVAKFARVVAMDMPGYGRADHPRDFDYTISGYAKYLGALLDRLAVDRAHLVLHDFGGAWGLRWAIDHPSRIASLTLINTGIMEGYRWHSFARIWQTPILGELAQLTTTAWGTHRALNRMSPKPMPRSFVDRIMKYADWGHKRAVLKLYRASKNLPQAFPEFTGHTFAETLPTCVLWGAGDPFVSVDFAEKQKKFFPLAEVHVLQGLGHWPFIDDLQAVQRPLEAFLRRQAKG, from the coding sequence GTGCGTTGCGCGATACACGACAGCGATCCCGCCCGGCGTGAAGCCGTCGTGTTCGTCCACGGCAACCCCGGCCCGATGGACGATTGGGAGGAACTGGCCCCGGTCGTCGCGAAATTCGCCCGGGTCGTGGCGATGGACATGCCGGGTTACGGCCGGGCCGATCATCCGCGCGATTTCGATTACACCATTTCGGGCTACGCCAAATACCTCGGGGCGCTGCTCGACCGCCTGGCCGTCGACCGGGCTCACCTGGTGCTGCACGATTTCGGCGGCGCGTGGGGCTTGCGCTGGGCGATCGACCACCCGAGCCGCATCGCGAGCCTGACGCTGATCAATACTGGGATCATGGAGGGATATCGCTGGCATTCGTTCGCGAGGATCTGGCAGACGCCTATCCTCGGTGAACTGGCTCAACTGACGACAACTGCCTGGGGGACGCATCGGGCTCTGAACCGCATGAGCCCGAAACCGATGCCGCGGAGCTTCGTCGACCGGATCATGAAGTACGCGGACTGGGGGCACAAGCGGGCGGTTCTGAAGTTGTACCGGGCGTCCAAGAACTTGCCCCAGGCGTTCCCCGAATTCACGGGGCACACGTTCGCCGAGACGTTGCCGACGTGCGTGCTCTGGGGAGCCGGCGATCCGTTCGTGTCGGTCGACTTCGCGGAGAAGCAGAAGAAGTTCTTCCCGCTGGCAGAAGTCCACGTCCTGCAAGGTCTGGGGCACTGGCCGTTTATCGACGATCTGCAGGCCGTGCAACGACCGCTGGAGGCGTTCCTGCGTAGGCAGGCGAAAGGGTAA
- a CDS encoding glycosyltransferase family 2 protein — translation MASDQSVDTTRELDVARRRIEQLEAALMRRTELLEQKQAELANIRASRAFKLVSGVQKVFNRFFPIHTRRRAFVRAGIRSVSSAAKWALDARAARNGPTPQERYLTEAAPPAEYRRWVNRFEPKAADLVRQRAHTFPRGPKISVVVPVYNPPESFLDAMIQSVLVQTYSNWELCLADASTAPHVRPVLEKYAAHDPRVRVKFLSENLGIVGNSNAALDIATGDYVSFLDHDDLLAPFALYEVAVSLDATLDADFLYSDEDKLDQTGERVEPNFKPDWSPETIRSRNYVCHLLTLKTALAREVGGFRPGFDGAQDYDLVLRASERAARIVHIPQVLYHWRMHAQSTASNKGSKSYAFENGRRALAEHLARIGVDASVHDGPTLGTYQVVYHLRTQPLVSVVIPNKDHPEMLARCVDALAKSSYANYELIVVENGSQRAETFAYYRELEKQPHVRVVEWTKPFNYAAVNNFAASRATGELILFLNNDIEAISPDWLESLVKIAAQPGVGAVGAKLYYADDTIQHAGIVVGMGGVAGHSHLNFPRQAAGHMQRLTYTQNVAAVTGACLLMPKRVFDEVGGFDEGFVLAFNDVDLCLQVLAKGYRVVWTPDAELYHLESKTRGPEDTDEKQKRFKREYDLFHLKWGAFLRAGDPYYSPHFRLDRPDFALKAA, via the coding sequence ATGGCCTCAGACCAGTCGGTAGATACCACGCGAGAACTCGACGTCGCCCGGCGGCGGATCGAGCAGCTTGAAGCCGCGCTCATGCGGCGCACGGAACTACTCGAACAGAAGCAGGCGGAGCTGGCCAACATCCGTGCGTCCCGTGCGTTCAAGCTCGTTAGCGGCGTTCAGAAGGTGTTCAACCGCTTCTTCCCGATCCACACCCGACGCAGGGCGTTCGTCCGCGCCGGGATTCGCTCGGTTAGCAGCGCGGCCAAGTGGGCGCTCGACGCCCGGGCCGCGCGGAATGGGCCGACGCCCCAAGAGCGATACCTGACCGAAGCCGCGCCGCCGGCCGAATACCGGCGGTGGGTCAACCGCTTCGAGCCGAAAGCCGCCGACCTGGTTCGCCAGCGGGCACACACCTTCCCTCGCGGGCCAAAGATCAGCGTCGTCGTCCCGGTGTACAACCCGCCCGAGTCGTTCCTGGACGCGATGATCCAGTCGGTCCTCGTGCAGACTTATTCCAACTGGGAACTCTGCCTGGCCGACGCCAGCACCGCGCCGCACGTCCGCCCGGTTCTCGAAAAGTACGCGGCTCACGATCCCCGGGTGCGCGTGAAGTTCCTCTCGGAAAACCTCGGCATCGTCGGCAACTCTAACGCCGCACTCGACATTGCGACCGGCGACTACGTCAGCTTCCTCGACCACGACGATTTGCTCGCCCCGTTCGCGCTGTACGAAGTCGCTGTCTCTCTGGACGCGACTCTGGACGCCGACTTTCTTTACTCGGACGAAGACAAGCTCGACCAGACCGGCGAGCGGGTCGAGCCAAACTTCAAGCCGGACTGGTCGCCGGAGACGATCCGCAGCCGGAATTACGTTTGCCACTTGTTGACGCTCAAGACCGCCCTGGCTCGCGAGGTCGGCGGCTTCCGACCCGGGTTCGACGGGGCCCAGGACTACGACCTCGTTCTTCGGGCGAGCGAGCGTGCGGCGCGCATCGTTCACATCCCCCAGGTGCTGTACCACTGGCGGATGCACGCCCAGTCCACGGCGTCGAACAAAGGGAGCAAGTCTTACGCTTTCGAGAACGGCCGCCGGGCGCTGGCGGAACACCTCGCGCGGATCGGCGTCGACGCCTCGGTCCACGACGGGCCGACCCTCGGCACGTACCAGGTCGTGTACCACCTGCGGACGCAGCCGCTCGTGAGCGTGGTCATCCCGAACAAGGACCACCCGGAAATGCTCGCCCGGTGCGTCGACGCGCTGGCGAAGTCGAGTTACGCGAACTACGAACTGATCGTGGTCGAGAACGGCAGCCAGCGGGCCGAGACGTTCGCGTATTACCGTGAACTCGAAAAACAGCCCCACGTCCGCGTCGTCGAGTGGACCAAACCGTTCAACTACGCGGCGGTGAACAACTTCGCCGCCAGCCGAGCGACCGGGGAACTGATTCTGTTCCTCAATAACGACATTGAGGCGATCAGCCCGGACTGGCTCGAATCGCTCGTGAAGATCGCCGCCCAGCCGGGCGTTGGGGCGGTCGGAGCCAAACTGTACTACGCAGACGACACGATCCAGCACGCCGGCATCGTCGTCGGCATGGGTGGGGTGGCCGGGCACAGCCACCTGAACTTCCCCCGGCAGGCCGCCGGGCACATGCAGCGGCTCACGTACACCCAGAACGTGGCGGCCGTGACCGGCGCGTGTCTGCTCATGCCGAAGCGGGTGTTCGACGAGGTCGGCGGGTTCGACGAGGGCTTCGTACTCGCGTTCAACGACGTCGACCTCTGCCTTCAGGTGTTGGCCAAGGGGTACCGCGTGGTGTGGACGCCGGACGCCGAGCTGTACCACCTGGAATCGAAGACGCGGGGGCCGGAGGACACGGACGAAAAGCAGAAACGATTCAAGCGCGAGTATGATCTTTTTCACCTCAAGTGGGGCGCGTTCCTGCGGGCCGGCGACCCGTACTACAGCCCTCATTTCCGGCTCGACCGCCCCGATTTCGCACTCAAGGCGGCGTGA
- a CDS encoding SMP-30/gluconolactonase/LRE family protein, whose product MRLLMLAGLLVVYPVSRAKADDEPIFAPDSKLKAETAKGAGGEGPAWDPELGILTSGNGNVNRLARDGKASVYREKAGTNGLLFDKTGRLVACEAESRRITRTDREGAVTVLTDRFNGKRYNQPNDLTIDSQGRIYFSDPRYGSREGMEQLDAAGKTIEGVYRIDLDGKVARVIGREVERANGVLVSADDKFLYVADNNNDDLGGARKLWRFDLTADGTVDAKSKKLIHDWGTGRGPDGVKQDAKGRLYVAGGLNKPNPRPSPRPT is encoded by the coding sequence ATGCGTTTACTGATGCTGGCGGGCTTGCTTGTGGTCTATCCCGTCTCCCGGGCCAAGGCCGACGACGAACCGATTTTCGCCCCCGATTCCAAGCTGAAAGCCGAGACCGCCAAGGGAGCGGGCGGCGAAGGACCGGCGTGGGACCCCGAACTCGGCATCCTGACCAGCGGCAACGGGAACGTCAACAGACTCGCCCGCGACGGGAAGGCGAGCGTCTACCGCGAGAAGGCCGGGACGAACGGGCTGCTCTTCGACAAGACCGGCCGGCTCGTGGCGTGCGAAGCCGAGTCGCGCCGCATCACCCGCACGGACCGCGAGGGCGCCGTTACCGTCCTGACGGACCGCTTCAACGGCAAGCGGTACAACCAGCCGAACGACCTGACCATCGATTCCCAGGGCCGCATTTACTTCTCCGACCCGCGGTACGGCTCGCGCGAGGGGATGGAACAACTCGACGCGGCCGGGAAAACGATCGAGGGTGTTTACCGCATCGATCTGGACGGCAAGGTCGCCCGCGTGATCGGACGGGAAGTTGAGCGGGCGAACGGCGTTCTCGTGTCGGCCGACGACAAGTTCCTGTACGTAGCCGACAACAACAACGACGACCTCGGCGGCGCGCGGAAGTTATGGCGGTTCGACCTCACCGCCGACGGCACGGTCGACGCCAAGAGCAAGAAGCTGATCCACGACTGGGGCACGGGTCGCGGGCCGGACGGAGTCAAGCAAGACGCGAAGGGCCGCCTGTACGTGGCCGGTGGACTGAACAAGCCGAACCCCCGGCCGAGCCCGCGGCCGACGTGA